The Alosa alosa isolate M-15738 ecotype Scorff River chromosome 9, AALO_Geno_1.1, whole genome shotgun sequence genome includes a region encoding these proteins:
- the LOC125301007 gene encoding cadherin-2-like: MDLNRSAMLTLLAVLQVVVQGQTTLPCQSGFSESVYTTVVTETLMEGQPLLKVRFVDCDRGSVKLGIDEPDFRLDTDGTLYVTRTFRLDRKQGRGVRVWARDSDRKQEWHTRVNLTSQMREILFPWRSVVVAGDGSLLRVKRDWVIPPINVPENSRGQFPEDLVTIRSDRDRNGRLRYSVTGPGADHPPTGIFIINPINGQLSVTKPLDREDISNFHLRAHAVDINGNQVENPIDIVINVIDQNDNRPEFAHQIWNGTVPEGTKPGTTVMTVTAQDKDDPNMPNGMLRYKILSQQPHSPNPNMFTINNKTGAIITVAAGLDREKVAQYTLIIQATDMEGNPTYGLSNTATAMIRIMDINDNPPEFTTDMFFGEVQENKEKVIVANLTVSDKDQPNTPAWNAVYRITGGDNSGRFAIITDPVTNEGHVTVVKPIDYETTRSFVLSVLAENESPLPRSVYPPRASTATVSIRVLDVNEGPVFDPNPKTTRLEEGIPAGTTIQPYFAHDPDRYMRQSIRYSKIFDPANWVKIDPLSGHISTIAILDRESPYVRNNYYNITFLATDNGIPPASGSGTLQILLLDINDNAPRVSPPEVEMCEKADPAGLNITAEDGDLHTNAGPFRFELATRPADVRRNWSLAQISGDHAQLVMKQGYMERGVYEVPIIITDSGHLPMSNTSYLRVKVCMCDHHSNCVDMERIMAAGIGTGAIIAILICIIILLVLVLVFVMWLKRRDKERQAKQLLIDPEDDVRDNILKYDEEGGGEEDQDYDLSQLQQPELDHEVIKPMGVRRMDERPLHPEPQYPIRSAAPHPGDIGDFISEGLRAADTDPTAPPYDSLLVFDYEGSGSTAGSLSSLHSSVSGSDQDYDYLSDWGPRFRKLADMYGGYDD; this comes from the exons TGAGGTTTGTAGACTGCGACAGGGGTTCAGTAAAGTTGGGCATTGATGAGCCAGACTTCAGGCTCGACACAGATGGAACTCTCTACGTCACACGGACCTTCCGTCTGGACCGTAAACAGGGCCGTGGAGTAAGGGTGTGGGCGCGGGACTCAGACAGGAAGCAGGAGTGGCACACGCGCGTCAACCTCACGTCTcag ATGCGGGAGATTCTGTTCCCATGGCGAAGTGTGGTTGTCGCGGGAGACGGCTCATTGTTGAGAGTGAAGAGAGATTGGGTCATTCCCCCCATCAATGTCCCGGAAAACTCGCGAGGACAGTTCCCAGAAGACCTTGTTACA atccgCTCAGACAGGGATCGTAACGGCCGTCTGCGCTACAGTGTGACAGGGCCGGGAGCAGATCACCCCCCCACCGGGATCTTCATCATCAACCCCATCAATGGTCAGCTGTCCGTCACCAAGCCGTTGGACCGTGAGGACATCTCCAACTTCCAC TTACGAGCACATGCAGTGGACATTAACGGTAACCAGGTGGAGAACCCAATTGATATCGTCATCAACGTGATTGACCAGAATGACAACCGACCTGAGTTTGCCCATCAGATCTGGAATGGGACAGTACCAGAGGGGACCAAGccag gtaCCACTGTGATGACTGTAACAGCCCAGGATAAGGACGACCCAAACATGCCCAATGGGATGCTCCGATACAAGATTCTATCCCAGCAGCCCCACAGCCCCAACCCCAATATGTTCACCATCAACAACAAGACTGGAGCCATCATCACTGTAGCTGCAGGCCTGGACAGAGAG AAAGTGGCCCAGTACACGCTGATCATTCAGGCCACCGACATGGAGGGCAATCCCACGTACGGCCTGTCCAACACGGCTACCGCTATGATCCGAATCATGGACATCAACGACAACCCGCCAGAGTTTACCACAGATAtg TTCTTTGGCGAGGTTCAAGAGAATAAAGAGAAGGTGATTGTGGCCAACCTGACGGTGAGCGATAAGGACCAGCCCAACACGCCCGCCTGGAACGCCGTCTACCGCATCACTGGCGGCGACAACTCTGGACGCTTCGCCATCATCACCGATCCCGTCACCAACGAGGGCCATGTGACTGTGGtcaag CCCATCGATTATGAGACCACGCGGTCCTTCGTCCTGTCCGTGCTGGCGGAGAACGAGTCGCCGTTGCCACGGAGTGTGTATCCGCCCCGCGCCTCCACGGCGACAGTGAGCATCCGCGTCTTGGACGTGAATGAGGGCCCCGTGTTTGACCCCAACCCCAAGACCACCCGCCTGGAGGAGGGCATCCCTGCCGGCACCACCATCCAGCCCTACTTCGCCCACGACCCCGACAGATATATGAGACAGAGCATCAG gtACTCAAAGATCTTTGATCCTGCCAACTGGGTGAAGATCGACCCCCTGAGTGGCCACATCTCCACCATAGCCATACTGGACCGTGAGTCGCCCTATGTCAGGAACAACTACTACAACATCACCTTCCTGGCAACGGACAATG gcatTCCCCCGGCGAGTGGCTCGGGCACGCTGCAGATCCTGCTGCTGGACATCAACGACAACGCGCCACGGGTCAGCCCGCCCGAGGTGGAGATGTGTGAGAAGGCTGACCCGGCGGGCCTGAACATCACCGCCGAGGACGGCGACCTGCACACCAACGCTGGACCCTTCCGCTTCGAGCTGGCCACCCGGCCCGCTGACGTGCGCCGTAACTGGTCACTCGCGCAGATCAGCG GTGACCATGCCCAGTTGGTCATGAAGCAAGGCTACATGGAGAGGGGTGTGTACGAGGTTCCCATCATCATTACAGACTCAGGACACCTGCCCATGTCTAACACCTCCTACCTGCGCGtcaaggtgtgtatgtgtgatcacCATAGCAACTGCGTGGACATGGAGCGCATCATGGCTGCCGGGATTGGAACGGGAGCCATCATAGCCATTCTCATCTGTATCATCATCCTACTAg tgctggtgctggtgtttGTGATGTGGCTGAAGAGGAGGGATAAGGAGCGGCAGGCCAAGCAGCTGCTCATCGACCCCGAGGACGACGTGCGAGACAACATCCTCAAGTACGACGAAGAGGGAGGCGGAGAAGaggaccag GACTATGACCTGAGCCAGCTGCAACAGCCTGAGCTGGACCATGAGGTCATCAAGCCCATGGGCGTTCGGCGGATGGACGAGAGGCCTCTGCACCCGGAGCCGCAGTACCCAATCCGCTCGGCCGCACCACACCCTGGAGACATCGGAGACTTCATCAGCGAG gGCTTGCGTGCTGCGGACACTGACCCCACGGCGCCCCCCTACGACTCGCTGCTGGTGTTCGACTACGAGGGCAGCGGCTCCACGGCTGGCTCGCTCTCCTCGCTGCACTCGTCGGTCAGCGGCAGCGACCAGGACTACGACTACCTCAGCGACTGGGGCCCCCGCTTCCGCAAGCTGGCCGATATGTACGGGGGTTACGACGACTAG